The genomic stretch ACCAATCGGCAAAAGCAGAGGAAAGACCATTCTCCACGACATCAACAAAAGGTTTGAACGTGTGACCGCTATGATTGAACACCGCATCAAGCAACACGCGTATTCCCCGCTCATGACAAGCCTTCACGAGCTCCTTTAACTTGTCATTCGTACCGAAATGCGGATCAACCTTGAAATAATCCTGTGTATCGTATTTATGGTTAGTCGTTCCTTCGAAAATTGGATTTAAATAAAGCGCATTTATGCCCAGTGTGGTTAGGTAATCCAGATGATCGATGATGCCCTGCAAATCGCCGCCGAAGAAATTGCTTGGGGTAGGCTTGCCTCCCCATTCCTCCGTTCCTTCAGGATTGATCGTTGGATCGCCGTTTGCAAATCGTTCTGGAAATATTTGATAAAAAACCGCTTTTTTCACCCATGCTGGAGGCGTATGAACGTCCGCGGGATTGAGAAAAGGAAAATCGAACAGCCCTTCATAGAAAATGACAGGTGGAACATCGAAAAAACCTTTCTCCTGGAAATAGACGGTGCGTTCTCCATCGTTCAAAGCAAAATAATAAACCAATCTACGGTATACCGGCTGAGCGGCTGCTTCCCAATAGTCGAACATAGCATCCGAGGCCAATAGTACCATTTGAGTTTCGGCGTTCGTCGTGTCCCAGCCATACTTATCGCCGTAATAAAGATCAATCCGTTTGATATCGTCTTTCTTCGTCCGAATCCGGATATGCAGAGTGTGCTCGTCATAGGCATAGGACCAATTTAATTTTGCACGATGATAAACAGCTTCTAAATTCATATTCTTATCATTCTCCTTTTCACAGGTCAACGCAAAAAGGGTCCAACCCCGTCTATACGAGGTTGAACCCAAAGGTTACATTGCCTTTTTATTACAGTAAAGATAACATGGTGCACTTGTTTCGTCAACAAATTATTGAAAGGGTAAGGGAATAGATAAAAGCTAGATTCGATTCTTTTCCAAACTCAAAAACAATCCGTTTCAACCCTTTATGCCCGAAGAAGCAATGCCCTGCACAAAGTATTTCTGCAAGCCGAGAAAAACAATCAGAACCGGTATAATCGACACGACGCTGGCCGCCATAATCAAGCCATATTCCGCAGAATATTGCGAAATGAACATTCGCAGTCCAATCTGAATCGTTTTGAGCGGCGTTTTTGTCAAATAAATCATTGGACCCAAAAAGTCATTCCACGTAGAAACAAAAGTGAAGATGGTCAAGGTTGAAAGCGCTGGCTTCGATAAGGGCACCATAATTCTTGCCCAAATCCCATATTCGCTTAAGCCGTCGATGCGGGCAGCTTCACACAGCTCATCCGGTATTCCCTGATAAAACTGACGCATCAAAAATACACCGAATGCTGAAAAAGCCTGCAGACAGATAATCGCCAAATGGGTATTGTTCAGTCCGAGCGAACGCATCATTATAAATTGCGGCACCATATACGCTTGCCATGGAATCGCGATCGTTGCGATATAGCCAAGAAAAAGGAGGTTCCTCCCTTTAAATCTCAGCTTCGAAAACGCATAGGCCGCAAAGCTAGAAGTAAGCAGCTGCAAAAAGGTGACCACGATTGCCAGCTTCGCTGTATTGAAAATAAACAGGCCTAATGGAATCCGGTTCCAAATGTCCACATAGTTTTGCCAGCGGGGCAATGCAGGAATCCATTGAATCGGGAAAGAAAAAACATCCTTGTTCAGCTTTAATGAAGCCGAAATCATCCATACGTACGGAACCAGCATACACAATACAATGACGAACAATAGGATATATACA from Paenibacillus sp. FSL H8-0548 encodes the following:
- a CDS encoding carbohydrate ABC transporter permease; its protein translation is MVGTDKRLKIVMVAFVYILLFVIVLCMLVPYVWMISASLKLNKDVFSFPIQWIPALPRWQNYVDIWNRIPLGLFIFNTAKLAIVVTFLQLLTSSFAAYAFSKLRFKGRNLLFLGYIATIAIPWQAYMVPQFIMMRSLGLNNTHLAIICLQAFSAFGVFLMRQFYQGIPDELCEAARIDGLSEYGIWARIMVPLSKPALSTLTIFTFVSTWNDFLGPMIYLTKTPLKTIQIGLRMFISQYSAEYGLIMAASVVSIIPVLIVFLGLQKYFVQGIASSGIKG